A single region of the Anaerolineae bacterium genome encodes:
- a CDS encoding FAD-binding protein, with product MSTLEQCGELLDVAVVGAGPAGLGAGLYAACAGLRTMVFGDRYQSQLA from the coding sequence ATGAGCACACTGGAACAATGTGGTGAACTGCTGGATGTGGCGGTGGTGGGCGCCGGCCCGGCCGGCCTGGGCGCCGGCCTGTACGCGGCGTGCGCCGGCCTGCGCACTATGGTTTTCGGCGATCGCTATCAATCCCAACTGGCG